From Companilactobacillus heilongjiangensis, one genomic window encodes:
- a CDS encoding metal ABC transporter permease — translation MFEYEFMREAFIASTFIAITAGLVGVFVVSRNMSFLSHTLSEIGFAGASFGILIGISPLAGMILFTLVSSVAVGSLSSESSRREASISAISSLFIGLGILFLSLSSESSSYATNILFGSIVGISSKEVNQLMILALFVIFVFIIFYKPLSFDSFDHIGARAAGLKTRLLSIAFLVTLALSVSIGAQIVGSLLVFVLLTLPGATAKYVVHTVPKLIMVSVGLSLAGVWLGLYLAFITNWPVTFFISGFEVIAYFLGLSYKNWKLNH, via the coding sequence ATGTTTGAGTATGAATTTATGCGCGAGGCCTTTATTGCTAGTACATTTATTGCGATAACAGCCGGATTAGTCGGAGTATTCGTCGTTTCTAGAAACATGTCATTTCTGTCTCATACCTTGTCAGAAATCGGTTTTGCGGGTGCTTCATTTGGTATTTTAATTGGAATTTCACCATTAGCAGGGATGATCCTTTTTACATTGGTCAGTTCCGTTGCCGTTGGTAGTTTGAGTTCGGAATCGTCACGTCGAGAAGCTTCAATCAGTGCGATTTCGTCATTATTTATTGGTTTAGGAATCCTGTTTTTATCGCTATCTTCGGAATCAAGCAGTTATGCAACAAATATTTTGTTTGGAAGTATCGTGGGAATCAGTTCCAAAGAAGTCAATCAGTTGATGATTTTGGCATTATTCGTCATATTCGTCTTCATTATTTTCTATAAACCACTCTCATTTGATTCATTTGACCATATAGGCGCCCGTGCAGCCGGTTTAAAGACCAGATTACTATCGATTGCTTTCTTAGTAACATTGGCTCTAAGCGTCAGTATCGGGGCTCAAATCGTAGGTTCATTATTGGTTTTTGTACTTTTGACATTACCAGGTGCGACAGCTAAATACGTCGTTCACACCGTGCCTAAGTTGATTATGGTTTCAGTTGGTTTGTCATTGGCTGGAGTTTGGTTAGGATTGTATTTGGCATTTATTACCAATTGGCCAGTTACATTCTTTATTTCGGGCTTTGAAGTTATAGCCTACTTCTTGGGCTTGAGTTATAAAAACTGGAAACTTAATCATTAG
- a CDS encoding GtrA family protein translates to MKELWNKYKDAIPYLFFGVLTTVVNYAAFALLWRMMGMNSQIANAIAYLISVIFAYVTNKLWVFDSHTTTWKAFFQEMGSFFLFRGGSWLIDQGTMFIGMILLHGNGFIVKLIANVVVVLLNYVFSKFIIFRKRN, encoded by the coding sequence ATGAAAGAATTGTGGAATAAATATAAGGATGCGATTCCTTATTTGTTTTTCGGAGTCTTAACTACAGTAGTAAATTACGCAGCCTTTGCCTTATTATGGCGAATGATGGGTATGAATTCTCAAATTGCTAACGCTATTGCATATTTGATCTCGGTTATTTTTGCCTACGTTACTAACAAACTATGGGTTTTCGATTCTCATACGACTACTTGGAAAGCCTTTTTCCAAGAAATGGGTTCGTTCTTCTTATTTAGAGGTGGTTCTTGGTTGATTGATCAAGGAACGATGTTTATCGGAATGATTCTGTTACATGGCAATGGCTTTATCGTTAAGCTGATTGCTAATGTTGTAGTTGTTTTACTTAATTATGTCTTTAGTAAATTTATTATTTTTAGAAAAAGAAACTAG
- a CDS encoding metal ABC transporter ATP-binding protein: MIEAKNLSKSFGKQLVFKNLNFKIQAGDFISLIGPNGSGKTTLVKIMMGLEKKTSGELKIDKQTIGYVPQFRNIDIDYPLDIEQFVRLNLKFTLSPTKRRHDNAIIEEILEKTKLTELKNRPLGLASGGEKQKAYLAQALLNDPKVLILDESTASLDVEVKMQLMDLVEELNHKYNLTVIFITHDYELTKKYTSRALFFKHKTIEEVNVADVSEDMFDMGG, translated from the coding sequence GTGATTGAGGCAAAAAATTTAAGCAAAAGCTTTGGAAAACAACTCGTTTTTAAGAATCTGAATTTCAAGATTCAAGCGGGTGATTTTATTAGTTTGATTGGTCCCAATGGTTCAGGTAAAACGACTTTAGTTAAAATCATGATGGGATTAGAAAAGAAAACTAGCGGCGAGTTAAAAATCGACAAGCAGACAATTGGTTACGTGCCCCAATTTCGCAATATTGATATCGATTATCCTTTGGATATTGAGCAGTTTGTTCGTCTGAATTTGAAGTTCACTTTAAGTCCAACCAAACGCCGTCACGATAATGCCATTATTGAAGAAATTTTGGAAAAAACTAAGTTGACGGAATTGAAAAATCGTCCGTTAGGTTTAGCATCTGGCGGTGAAAAACAGAAGGCTTATTTAGCTCAAGCGTTGTTAAATGACCCGAAAGTTTTGATTTTGGATGAGTCCACGGCCAGTTTGGATGTTGAAGTTAAGATGCAACTGATGGATCTCGTGGAAGAATTGAATCACAAATATAATTTAACTGTTATCTTCATTACTCATGATTATGAGTTGACGAAAAAGTACACTAGTCGAGCACTTTTCTTCAAGCACAAGACGATTGAAGAAGTGAACGTGGCCGATGTTTCTGAAGATATGTTTGATATGGGAGGTTAG